From a region of the Helianthus annuus cultivar XRQ/B chromosome 5, HanXRQr2.0-SUNRISE, whole genome shotgun sequence genome:
- the LOC110941085 gene encoding uncharacterized protein LOC110941085 produces MAKTKEKPGSSSSSSRGKGKEKEQPSKKRQYLGRVSESKSEEEEEMQLDPRDKPVWNSGSLDDQPEIWQPTLYNDCMNKLKNKAAAFICERDVDEPQLGQFGVYDKFRALGWEGALKCWDKDKSNLFLTEIQEWMATLKCHNFHRPSQMKLVGTVHGVPVEMSFDTLKKLGKYDSLPTREYMIPTLDDLLLKPEKHVTWNSMLADLFLPGRYGGVLYRKNLKIEAKLLHTICLLNVIPRRGDKEQVRFPEIPVLYSLMHGSPRFPIRYLIMHHLWICRNKYGRDIVPYCRIITGLMKQQKALTSEDRGLTKRHLPFTLDRLGSVWTYTSSERYHKLKSEGQRWRALKLGARELLPGEPDEPESDEELVPSGDDDYADEPTGGANVGFGAFHGGHGGTFYDYAQQPYEPGWAYSGSMQEVIESQRPPAAIFDTWSGSERSLFDQGTRNSASIERALKHSFDRNELWHRTHAYSQEVEMNNRYHDDQMRRMHADWHAGRPVVEDPQHVDYASLPPYDGSVSYPTPQLHHSQWLDPRRQEGPQQQEGSSSGSFGFGEWNDMMSSIFGPPGPRYY; encoded by the coding sequence ATGGCAAAGACAAAGGAAAAGCCGGGTTCAAGTTCATCCTCGTCAAGAGGCAAAGGCAAGGAGAAGGAGCAGCCATCGAAGAAGAGGCAATATCTTGGTAGGGTTAGTGAAAGCAAAAGCGAGGAAGAAGAAGAGATGCAGTTAGACCCAAGAGATAAACCGGTGTGGAATTCGGGGTCATTGGATGACCAACCCGAAATTTGGCAGCCAACTTTGTATAACGATTGCATGAACAAGTTAAAGAATAAAGCGGCCGCATTCATCTGTGAAAGAGATGTTGATGAGCCTCAGTTGGGCCAGTTCGGGGTGTATGACAAGTTCCGTGCTTTGGGTTGGGAAGGAGCACTCAAGTGTTGGGATAAGGATAAGAGCAATTTGTTTTTGACTGAGATTCAGGAGTGGATGGCAACGCTTAAATGTCACAACTTCCACAGGCCATCACAAATGAAGTTGGTTGGGACGGTACATGGGGTACCAGTTGAAATGTCATTCGATACGTTGAAGAAGTTGGGAAAATATGATAGCCTTCCAACTAGGGAGTACATGATTCCCACGCTTGATGATTTATTGCTCAAACCCGAGAAGCACGTGACATGGAACAGTATGTTGGCTGATTTGTTTTTGCCCGGTAGGTATGGTGGCGTGTTATACCGAAAAAATCTGAAGATAGAAGCCAAGCTCTTGCATACGATCTGCTTACTTAATGTCATCCCAAGGAGAGGGGATAAAGAACAGGTGAGGTTTCCAGAGATACCTGTTCTGTACTCATTGATGCACGGGTCCCCACGGTTTCCAATCCGCTACCTGATCATGCACCATTTGTGGATATGTCGGAACAAATACGGGAGAGACATTGTCCCGTACTGTCGCATCATAACGGGCTTAATGAAACAGCAGAAGGCACTCACATCTGAAGACCGTGGTTTAACGAAAAGGCACTTGCCTTTTACTTTGGATAGGTTGGGAAGTGTTTGGACTTATACTTCGTCTGAACGTTATCACAAGCTGAAATCGGAGGGTCAACGGTGGAGGGCGTTGAAATTAGGTGCAAGGGAGTTGTTACCGGGagaaccggatgaacctgagAGTGATGAAGAGTTAGTTCCGAGTGGGGATGACGATTACGCAGACGAGCCAACGGGTGGTGCAAATGTTGGTTTTGGGGCTTTTCATGGTGGTCATGGTGGCACATTTTACGACTATGCGCAGCAACCATATGAGCCGGGGTGGGCTTATAGTGGTTCAATGCAGGAGGTGATCGAGAGCCAACGCCCGCCGGCGGCCATCTTTGATACTTGGTCGGGTTCGGAGAGGTCGTTATTTGATCAAGGCACGCGGAATAGCGCTAGTATTGAGCGGGCGCTTAAACATAGCTTCGACCGCAATGAATTATGGCACCGAACCCACGCATATTCGCAGGAGGTGGAAATGAATAACCGATATCACGATGATCAGATGAGGCGGatgcatgcggattggcatgccggaaggccggtggttgaggatccacaacatgtggattatgcctcATTGCCACCGTATGATGGCAGCGTTTCGTATCCGACTCCACAACTCCACCATTCTCAGTGGCTTGATCCAAGAAGGCAAGAGGGACCACAACAACAAGAGGGAAGCAGTAGCGGCTCGTTCGGGTTTGGAGAATGGAACGATATGATGTCGTCCATTTTTGGGCCCCCAGGACCGCGTTATTATTGA